A single Lolium perenne isolate Kyuss_39 chromosome 6, Kyuss_2.0, whole genome shotgun sequence DNA region contains:
- the LOC127306181 gene encoding uncharacterized protein: MPSVEWKLAAAASRAAAAAAGSSPAARSHGGSGAVKHPPSRYHLIGGHPSAAPRPPTHPEFNDEEVYRPSDERYTHGRTLPPIFNSGRSVGSLFNSDMRSDKKGMLFGKKDLESEETLWALYNRWLSYFNVARGSVEKSYRFKIFKEKVDLVCKLKSEDLQLNHLCDVRVDELCPPKRFRRRDQ; the protein is encoded by the exons ATGCCCTCCGTCGAATGGAAGCTGGCGGCCGCCGCCTCGCGTGCGGCCGCCGCAGCCGCCGGCTCCTCGCCCGCAGCCCGCTCACACGGTGGAAGCGGCGCCGTCAAGCATCCTCCCTCTCGGTACCACCTCATCGGCGGTCACCCTTCGGCAG CTCCTCGTCCTCCTACCCACCCGGAATTCAACGACGAGGAAGTATACCGACCCTCTGATGAAAGATACACTCACGGTCGCACGCTCCCACCCATCTTCAACAGCGGGCGCTCAG TTGGATCCCTCTTCAATTCTGACATGAGGTCAGACAAAAAAGGGATGCTCTTTGGAAAGAAAGACCTTGAGTCTGAGGAAACCTTGTGGGCCTTGTACAATCGGTGGTTGAGCTACTTCAATGTGGCACGTGGCAGTGTGGAGAAGAGCTATCGGTTCAAGATATTTAAGGAGAAAGTTGATTTGGTCTGTAAACTCAAAAGTGAGGATTTGCAACTCAACCATCTCTGCGATGTTCGCGTCGATGAGCTCTGTCCTCCAAAGCGTTTCCGTCGCCGTGACCAGTGA